The following coding sequences are from one Pocillopora verrucosa isolate sample1 chromosome 5, ASM3666991v2, whole genome shotgun sequence window:
- the LOC131791867 gene encoding uncharacterized protein yields the protein MALKQCKVKNTSKPGFFLVGYVLKSFTAERLAFCYSTCNTDPSCQSLNYNLASKTCQLNSESRKSQPNSFHAREGFVYSDNPDRGKKGSLPTVPGFSCRNIDENGDLDFSGFYWIRPQGSLVSFQGYCDTSAVGKWTKVTLQWIKQTYKDGVTLTYTEENDGLVISGQVTRYACGSGEPPGTLTLIKGYWTRIKYTQEFRGKATCWSIFGDNRYGRTSIENKPTGVHPFNSSQGDSITSEYLMGGVSHIFDGETTKCGGVNTNFWHNNNPSVRYATVILRRELSAENAGIFTGTSCGTPTYKIKDIYVYF from the exons ATGGCTCTAAAGCAATGTAAAGTCAAGAATACTTCGAAGCCAGGATTTTTCCTCGTTGGTTATGTACTGAAATCATTCACAGCTGAAAGACTGGCATTTTGCTACAGTACTTGTAACACGGATCCGTCTTGTCAAAGTTTAAATTATAACCTCGCTTCAAAAACCTGCCAATTGAATTCAGAATCAAGGAAAAGTCAGCCCAACAGTTTTCACGCGAGGGAGGGTTTTGTTTACTCTGATAATCCTGATCGAG GAAAGAAAGGGTCCTTGCCTACGGTACCAGGCTTTTCATGTAGAAATATCGACGAAAATGGAGATCTGGACTTTAGCGGCTTTTACTGGATACGACCGCAAGGGTCTCTTGTTAGCTTCCAAGGATACTGTGACACGTCAGCTGTTGGAA AATGGACGAAGGTAACTCTGCAATGGATCAAGCAAACATATAAAGATGGAGTGACGCTGACCTACACCGAAGAAAATGACGGGCTCGTCATTTCAGGTCAGGTGACCAGATATGCGTGTGGTTCTGGTGAACCTCCTGGGACTCTGACCCTGATTAAAGGCTACTGGACAAGGATAAAGTACACTCAAGAATTCCGTGGAAAAGCTACGTGTTGGAGCATATTTGGAGATAACAG GTATGGTCGAACttcaattgaaaacaaaccaacaggTGTGCATCCCTTTAATTCCTCTCAAGGAGATTCCATCACAAGTGAATACTTAATGGGTGGAGTTT CCCACATCTTTGATGGTGAAACAACAAAATGCGGCGGTGTAAACACAAACTTTTGGCATAACAATAACCCCAGTGTACGCTATGCAACGGTGATTCTCAGGAGAGAACTGAGTGCAGAAAATGCCGGTATTTTTACCGGCACATCGTGTGGCACACCAACCTACAAGATCAAGGATATTTAcgtatacttttaa